One segment of Triticum aestivum cultivar Chinese Spring chromosome 2A, IWGSC CS RefSeq v2.1, whole genome shotgun sequence DNA contains the following:
- the LOC123189918 gene encoding NAC domain-containing protein 7: MNAFSHVPPGFRFHPTDEELVDYYLRKKVQLKRIDLDIIKDVDLYKIEPWDLQERCKIGTEDQNDWFFFSHKDKKYPTGTRTNRATTAGFWKATGRDKPIYVKHCLVGMRKTLVFYKGRAPNGQKLDWIMHEYRLETNENGAPHDEGWVVCKVFKKRVATVQRMAATDSAFWFNNDHVAFMAPRVDSPRQAVHHLQNAAYHHGHHQTYHHPCKVELEYHQLLPQEPASFLQLPQLEMPGLPDLIGAVAASLQPCNQTHDGQASRQLEIEPVYVTDASAGEWRDLDKFMASQLSHDGSTPKESSSYANPALAFQAEGKHEEALDYVSASASSGGDNGLWK, translated from the exons ATGAATGCTTTCTCCCACGTCCCCCCTGGTTTCCGTTTCCACCCCACTGATGAGGAACTGGTGGATTACTACCTGAGGAAGAAGGTGCAACTGAAGAGGATTGACTTAGACATTATAAAAGACGTTGATTTGTACAAAATCGAACCTTGGGATCTACAAG AACGATGCAAGATCGGAACGGAAGACCAGAACGACTGGTTCTTCTTCAGCCACAAGGACAAGAAGTATCCGACCGGCACTCGCACGAACAGGGCAACCACGGCGGGTTTCTGGAAGGCCACCGGCCGGGACAAGCCGATCTACGTGAAGCACTGCCTCGTGGGGATGAGGAAGACGCTGGTTTTCTACAAGGGCCGGGCTCCCAATGGGCAGAAGTTAGATTGGATCATGCACGAGTATCGCCTGGAGACCAACGAAAATGGAGCTCCCCAC GACGAAGGATGGGTGGTATGCAAGGTGTTCAAGAAGCGAGTTGCGACGGTGCAGAGAATGGCCGCCACTGACTCGGCCTTCTGGTTCAACAACGATCATGTGGCGTTCATGGCGCCTCGCGTCGACTCGCCGAGGCAGGCAGTGCACCACCTCCAGAACGCGGCGTACCATCATGGACACCACCAGACCTACCACCACCCGTGCAAGGTGGAGCTGGAGTACCATCAGCTCCTTCCTCAGGAGCCGGCAAGCTTCCTGCAGCTCCCGCAGCTAGAGATGCCCGGGCTTCCGGACCTGATCGGCGCCGTAGCTGCCAGTCTCCAACCGTGCAACCAGACGCACGACGGACAAGCTTCTCGGCAGCTTGAGATCGAGCCGGTTTATGTGACGGACGCATCCGCCGGAGAGTGGAGGGACCTTGACAAATTCATGGCGTCCCAACTCAGCCACGACGGCTCAACTCCGAAGGAGTCTAGCAGCTACGCTAATCCGGCGCTGGCGTTTCAGGCGGAGGGGAAGCACGAAGAGGCCTTGGATTACGTGTCGGCATCTGCCTCCAGCGGAGGGGACAATGGTTTGTGGAAATAA